Proteins encoded by one window of Lathyrus oleraceus cultivar Zhongwan6 chromosome 1, CAAS_Psat_ZW6_1.0, whole genome shotgun sequence:
- the LOC127132038 gene encoding uncharacterized protein LOC127132038 — MRKKLLISCSSLRSILNVTPKSDHLSLEVCDSVGSSKFQWRGWSHAAACVPSETSDTRWKRGQRVPKHERRAMVESFVNKYQSENAGKLPAIKHTQKEVGGSYYVIREIIQELEYKSKMKPLNNIGEIPVAKLFDESKLKTAESVSVSSGDIKTVKDGPIQGRVQPVLVHVTLAPEFLEGKEGGPQISSWEARLCNEVEVISTPDDHCTTSDSNISEKHFKDFSSPQMPNDVKTEEAVSSFSDSVALESQSLQLEAEHFSRGHESEFIDMENHKKMEEQSIRKASYERKEQHALEDMYGEASHSSPQVPNDVKSDETVSGCPSDYVAPARHQLKEEIEQVFAPIIEKSGSSSNKDQIHDSMFGDIKNHSTNEIKSLEKAELERKVQDGAQDNPGRDSPKIDSSNKRESSSAVASDKSNLWGNLKSFADGILNIWRKL; from the exons ATGAGAAAGAAGCTTCTCATCTCATGCTCCTCCCTCCGCTCAATTCTCAACGTCACTCCCAAATCCGATCACT TGTCCCTTGAGGTTTGTGATTCTGTTGGATCATCAAAGTTTCAGTGGCGTGGATGGTCACATGCTGCTGCTTGTGTTCCTTCAGAAACTTCAGATACCCGCTGGAAAAGAGGACAGAGGGTTCCAAAACATGAACGGAGAGCTATGGTGGAGTCTTTTGTGAATAA GTATCAATCAGAGAATGCTGGAAAACTCCCAGCAATAAAACATACCCAGAAAGAAGTTGGTGGCAGTTATTATGTTATTCGGGAAATCATTCAGGAACTAGAATACAAATCCAAAATGAAACCTTTAAACAACATTGGTGAGATACCAGTGGCAAAGCTATTTGATGAAAGTAAACTTAAAACCGCTGAATCTGTTAGTGTTTCATCTGGTGATATTAAGACTGTCAAAGATGGTCCAATCCAAGGTCGTGTTCAACCGGTACTTGTACATGTTACCCTTGCACCTGAGTTTCTTGAAGGAAAGGAGGGAGGTCCACAGATTTCCTCTTGGGAGGCAAGGTTGTGTAATGAAGTTGAAGTCATCTCCACACCA GATGATCATTGCACCACATCTGACAGCAATATTTCGGAAAAACATTTTAAGGACTTCTCGAGTCCCCAGATGCCAAATGATGTCAAGACTGAGGAAGCTGTCTCTAGTTTTTCTGATTCTGTTGCACTAGAAAGTCAGTCGTTACAATTGGAAGCAGAACATTTTAGTAGGGGCCATGAATCTGAATTTATTGACATggaaaatcataaaaaaatggAGGAACAATCCATTAGGAAAGCAAGTTATGAGAGAAAGGAGCAACATGCTTTGGAAGACATGTATGGTGAAGCTTCCCATTCTAGTCCTCAGGTGCCAAATGATGTCAAGAGTGATGAAACTGTATCTGGTTGCCCTTCTGATTATGTTGCACCTGCAAGACACCAGCTGAAAGAAGAAATAGAACAGGTTTTTGCTCCGATAATTGAAAAATCTGGCAGTAGTAGCAACAAAGATCAAATCCATGATTCTATGTTTGGAGATATAAAAAATCATTCAACAAATGAAATTAAGAGTCTCGAGAAAGCAGAACTTGAGAGAAAAGTGCAAGATGGTGCACAAGACAATCCTGGTAGGGATAGTCCCAAAAT TGATAGCTC
- the LOC127115693 gene encoding probable leucine-rich repeat receptor-like protein kinase At1g68400, with product MFYEVLSNIMSLIIDLTILYMVLFFLSLNIVLCIDIEINDFYPQERYALLLIRDSLNSSVDLHGNWTGPPCINNISRWFGITCSNWHVVDITIHGVNLSGYLPSTFLQNITFLRRIDFRNNALFGLLPNLTGLVFLEEVKLSFNHFSGSIPLEYVELLGLEVLELQENYLDGEIPPFDQPSLRSFNVSYNHLVGKIPETSLLQRLPKSAFDDNSELCGKPLDMSCPSSMEKNKKKLQVWIIALIAFGAALFLFLMIIAFLVCKRKAKGNETRRNDSTRYVFGAWASNVGNSEDSGRLGQLEFFDKKLQVFDMDDLLRASAEVVGRGEFGVTYKATLETGNAVAVKRLSYMNELSKKEFIQQMQLLGQIKHENVVEIISFYHSEDQKLIIYELVSDCTLFELLHEGRGIGRIPLDWSTRLSIIKDIAKGLDFLHQFLSSHKVPHANLKSSNVLIHQTNQGYHSKLTDYGFLSLLSSSNKNAEKLSISKSPEFVKRKKLTHKTDVYCFGIIMLEIITGKIPGGGEVDETTSNDLSDWVRTVVNNDWSTDILDLEILSEREGHDAMLNLTEIALECTDLMPEKRPKMSVVLKRIEEMEQMIKEND from the exons ATGTTTTATGAAGTTTTATCTAACATCATGAGCTTGATCATTGACTTAACCATATTATATATGGTTTTGTTTTTTCTATCATTGAACATAGTTTTGTGTATTGATATTGAAATCAATGATTTTTATCCACAAGAAAGATATGCTTTGTTACTCATAAGAGATTCATTAAATTCTTCTGTGGACTTGCATGGAAATTGGACAGGACCACCTTGTATAAACAATATTAGTAGATGGTTTGGTATCACTTGTTCGAATTGGCATGTTGTTGATATTACAATTCATGGTGTTAATCTTAGTGGCTATTTACCTTCAACATTCCTTCAAAACATAACTTTCTTGAGGCGAATTGATTTCAGAAACAATGCACTTTTCGGACTATTGCCGAATCTCACAGGTTTGGTTTTCTTAGAAGAAGTGAAGCTTTCTTTTAATCATTTCTCGGGTTCAATTCCTTTGGAATATGTTGAGTTGCTTGGTCTTGAAGTTTTGGAGCTGCAAGAGAATTACTTAGATGGTGAAATTCCACCTTTTGATCAACCATCATTGAGAAGTTTTAACGTTTCATATAATCATTTGGTAGGGAAAATTCCTGAAACTTCTTTGCTTCAAAGGCTTCCAAAAAGTGCTTTTGATGATAATTCCGAACTTTGTGGAAAGCCATTGGATATGTCATGTCCTTCTTCAATggagaaaaataagaaaaaacttCAAGTTTGGATTATTGCTTTGATTGCTTTTGGAGCTGCTTTGTTTCTTTTTCTGATGATTATTGCTTTCTTGGTTTGCAAAAGAAAAGCTAAAGGAAATGAAACAAGAAGAAACGATTCAACAC GGTATGTTTTTGGAGCATGGGCATCTAATGTAGGGAACAGTGAAGATTCTGGAAGATTAGGCCAATTAGAATTTTTCGACAAGAAACTTCAAGTTTTCGACATGGATGATTTGTTAAGAGCATCAGCAGAGGTTGTAGGAAGAGGAGAATTTGGTGTTACATATAAAGCAACACTTGAAACTGGTAATGCTGTTGCAGTGAAGAGACTTAGTTACATGAATGAATTGAGCAAGAAGGAATTTATTCAGCAGATGCAATTGCTAGGACAGATAAAGCATGAAAATGTAGTTGAAATTATCTCCTTTTATCATTCAGAAGATCAAAAGCTTATCATATATGAACTTGTCTCTGATTGCACTTTGTTTGAACTCCTACATG AGGGAAGAGGAATTGGAAGAATACCACTTGATTGGAGCACAAGGCTTTCAATTATCAAAGACATAGCAAAAGGACTTGATTTCCTTCATCAATTTTTATCTTCACACAAAGTTCCTCATGCAAATCTCAAATCATCAAATGTTCTAATCCATCAAACCAACCAAGGTTACCATTCCAAGCTCACAGACTATGGTTTCTTGTCATTACTCTCATCATCCAACAAAAATGCAGAAAAGCTATCAATAAGCAAGTCACCGGAATTCGTTAAAAGGAAAAAGCTTACACACAAAACTGATGTATATTGTTTTGGCATCATTATGTTAGAGATTATAACTGGTAAAATTCCCGGAGGTGGCGAAGTTGACGAAACAACGAGTAATGATCTTTCGGATTGGGTTAGAACTGTGGTGAATAATGATTGGTCTACTGATATATTGGATTTGGAAATACTGTCTGAAAGAGAAGGACATGATGCAATGTTGAATCTTACTGAGATAGCTTTAGAGTGTACTGATTTGATGCCTGAGAAAAGGCCTAAAATGAGTGTAGTGTTGAAGAGAATTGAAGAGATGGAACAAATGATAAAAGAGAATGATTGA